DNA sequence from the Selenomonas timonae genome:
AATGAATGGCGTTCCACCCTTGCTGCGGAGCACATGGATGTCCCGATCGCCACGCTCCTCCCCGCTCTCTCCCTCGCCGATGAGGAGGGGGGTCTCGAGACGGAGTTTTCCCTTCACCATGATGCGTTTCAAGATTCGTGCCGGATTCGCGTTCGTACTCATGCCTCTGTTCCTCCTTCCTCAGACCGCCCAGCCTGCTTGCGTGCAAAGCGGAAGAATGCGTTCCAGTATGCGTAAAACACCTGATCTTCGCGCAGGATGCCCTCGATCCCATGCGCTATGCCAAGCTCGTCTGCGATATCTCCCACTTCGCTGCGCAGGAGCTCCTTTCCTCTGAGGAAATATGGCATGTCTGCGATGTTTTTCTCATGGAAGTAAGCAAGCAGCGATATCCCGTTCACCCGAATACCCGTCATCATCTTTCCGAGGGGCGTCTTTTTCCCCTGCATCGAGGCCGCAAACTCCTGCATGCGGCTGATCGCCCCGTCCGATCTCGTGCCGAGCTCCTGCTCCAGACGCGAGAGCGCGTGCCGCGCACCGCTCGGAATGAGCTCTGTTTCGACATCCATGGAGGCAAACACGCGGATCTGCTCGACAATGTGTGCGGTGAGGATTGCTGCTGCGATCTTCTTCGCCTCTGCGCCAAGTTCACGCGGCTTTACGTCGTTGCGCTCCATCTTCTCCGCGCGGCGGATATCTCTGCCGTCCCACAAGCGCAGCTGACCGAATCCCTCTGCGCGACGGCGTCCGACGCCCTCATAGAGGACGGTGCGCAGCGCCTCTGCATCGCCGTCCTGCCAGCCGCCCGCCTTCTCAAGCGCAAAAACGGTGCCTGCGGCAAGCCCTGTCTCACGCGGACGCTTCATGCACCACTGGCCGACGAAGTTGTCGATCTCCGCTTCTTTTGCAAAGATGCTGCGCGGCTCTTCGAACAGGGAGAAGCCGCCGCTCGTCTTTTCGTTGAGGGCTGTGACGATCTCTGCGAGCATGGACGCAGCATCGCCAGGGATGCCGGTGCGCGGGAGGAGGGGGGTCTCGAGACGGATGCAGAGGCGTTCGCCCTGCGGTGCATCCTCCTCAGGAATGTCCTGCGGCTGCGTGAGCGTGACCTCGCATTGCCCGTACTGGGTGTACTTTGACCGTCCCGCGTAGCAGGTGAACTGCGTCCCGAGCACATCGCGGAGCTGCGCGAGCAGCTCTGCCGCTCCATAGATGACCCCCTCAAAGCGCTGTCCTGCCGCGATGGATTCGTAGTTGTAGATGCCGCTGCTGCGGCTCTTTCCCGCGAGGCGTTCCATCCCGCTGTCATCCTTCAGGTCGGTGCGGCTCATGTGGAGGGTGATGTTCTTTCGCACCTTGACGGGGCGGAGCACGCCGTCCGCCGCGGCAGCAAAGCCCTTCATCCCCTTGAAGCCGGGCGCGAGTTCCGTGCCCTTCTGCAGGAGGTCTCTGATCTCCCGCTCGTCTTTGCTGCGCTGCACTGAGAACGGCAATACGATCGCACGCGCTCCCGTCTCGGGATCAACGGGATAGGCATCGACAAAGCGCAGGTCACCGTAAAAGAGCCGCATGAAGTCCGCATCCGTATGCGCCATTTTGTCGAGTTTCTGCTTCTCTATGAATCGTGCGGCGAGGATGCCGCGCAGAACAGAGCCGCTGAAAAAGTCGTGCGTCGCAGTCATGACGGACGCATGACCGAGTGCGGAGAGAATGACGGGCGACAGTGTCTTGATTCGGATGTTCATTGCCTGCATCATCGTTTGCCCCCTTTCTGTCCGCTGTTTTTCAGCGCGCGTTCCACCAGCGGGGCGAGGATGTCCCTGCCCCCCTGTCTGAGCGTACAGCCAATCCTGCCGAAGCCGCGCGTGCGCTTTCCTCCGCACTGCGAAAGGTTGCGCGCAGCGAGCGCGAGGATGCTGAGCTCCGCTATGGTTCCGTCAAGGAGACGGAGCTCCCCGCGGAATGTCTTCCCCTTCTCGATGACGCGCATATTGTGCAGCGAGGTCGTCTTTGCCGTGCCTGTCTCACGATCGATCGCGGTCTGCCAGCGCAGCCCCGCATAGTGATTGAGGATGTCCGCCGGACGAAAGATGGACGGATAGCGCTCCTCAAGGTATTGAAGATCATCATGAATCCGCTCGTATTCGCTCAAACGGAGATTCGAGACAACGAGCTGCACCTTTCTTTCGCACCCACGCTGAAAGAGACAATCGAGCGCCGCCCGATCAAAGAGCACGAGTCCCGATGCCTCCGCCATCTCGGCGACCTCGCGTCCGCTCTCGTAGAGCAGTCCCTTGAACCGCTTCGCCGGAAAATACGGGAGTCCGACATCGTCCTGCACGACGTCCGCGTCAACATGGATGTCGGCGCGTCCTGCTCCGAGATGCAGGGGCGAAAACGTCTCGATGACGACCTCGATCGGCTCTTTTGCGTCTATGTCCCTGATCTGTGCGGCAGGTTCGTACTGGATAGCAGGAATGCGTATGGATTCATCCCATTGTCTGCGCTCTTCCGCTCTCTCGTCCGCCTTGTTTTTCTCCGCAGTCAGGATGCGATTCTGCTCACGTCTCTGATTCATTTCGCGTCGTCTGTCTGCCGCTTTTTTCTTCGCCATGCTCACACCTCCTCATCCACAAGGGTATAATCCATGAGTTCGATCGCGTCGACGTAGGGCGTCCTGCCTTCCGCCCAGAGCGTCTCCTCGTATGGCTGCCATGCAGACACGCTTGGCAGCCGCATCCCTGGGTCGCTCTTGCGGAGATGCGCAAGCTGCGCCATGAACTGTCGCTGCTCATGCTCTCCGTAGGCGAGAACGCGGCGAAGTTCCTTGACCTTGCTGCGCGGGAGCGCACGCATGCCCTGCACGCAGGAGAGCAGTGCGTCCAGACTCTCCTGTGCATCTGCCGATGCGTCGACACGATAGGGACCGAAATGCAGGTCGCCGCGCGCGCCGCGATACTCCTCGGCACGGAACTGATCGAGCGTCGGTGCCTGTTCACCGTGCAGGATGGCATAGTCGAGCCAGCAGGAATCTGTCTCCTGTCCCGCCGCTGCCTCGAGAGCGCGCATGCACTTCTTTGCCGCGCCGCAGAGTTCCTCCGCCATCTGGTAGCCCCGGAAGAAAGGATAGTTTGTATTCATGATGGTGATGCCGCCGCAGCTTGCAATGCCGCTGTCCCGCAGGCGATCCATGATGAATCGCGTATAGCTTACGGCGACCTTTGCGGCACAGACAAAGGTCATGTCATCGCCGCCCAGTACGAGCGGACGAATGGGAAGGAATCGTCGCAGCTCTTTGTCGTATCTAATGGAGAGTTCGTCCTCATATACGTCAATGTTCGCAATGATATTCTGAACGAGTTCGGTAAACGCCGCAATGGTTTTGCTGCGGATCGCGCGCGACATATTCTTGCGCGCGGTCAGCGTGCGGCAGTCCTGGAATTTGCGCCCCATATTGTTGCCGTCAATGTGGACGACGGCAATGTCGTTCTCCGTCTGTCGCTGTCCGAGATCGGTAAACTCCATCGGGAAGACATAACCGTTTAGAAAGCCATCCCGATCGGCGGCAGGAAGGACGGATGAGAGCTTTTTCATCAGTTCCACCTCTGCGGGCGCCTCTCTGCCGTCTCTGCGGTCAGCGCGCAGTTTCATCTCGACTTCCCATGCATAGAATCTGCGCTCGGTCTCATCCCATGCGTTCGCCGTCTCACCGCTCTCTTGACAGGTGAGGGTCAGCCCTGTGCTGGGGACGTTGACCAACGGGAAGATGGTGTTCTGTCCGTCCTTGAGCGCATGGACAAGCGCCGTGAGATTCTTCTCCCCCACAAAGCTGCCGTCCGCCGCAAGGTCGATTTCCCCGATTGCTGCGCCTGTATGCAGTCCCGGCATACGGACGAGCAGCTGTTTCGTAAATGTGGCGACAACGGTGCGCAGTGTCTCCTCAGCCGTGTCCGCGCGGAAGAGGAGCAGGGCGTTACCGCCACCGATGTAGCCGACGCGCGCCGCAGTGGACATCTCGTCCCAACGTGGCTCTTCAACGCTCATCCATGTCTCGGCATCGAGAGCATCCTCGCCGAGCACGCTCCGCAGTGCTGGCAGAAGTACGTCGTCAAAGACACGCTCAACGAGATATGATGCGCCGATGTTCGTCTTGAGCTGATTGCCTGAGAAGATGTAGCTCTGTATGGAACGCGTATCAAAAAGTATTGCCTTATACCGCATTGCACAGCCTCCTTTGCAGCGCAAATCCATTTCTATGAGATAGATACATACGTCTCCCCCATTCCCTGTGCTGTCATGCGCCCCGTTCCGCAGAAGGGAGCAAACTGCGTGAGAAGCAGGATGATCTCCCGCTCCTCCTCCGAAAGTTCCGCGAGGCTGAACGAAAAATCCCCGACAAATGCAGGAACGCTCTTCTGATTGGTCAGCCGTACCCGCAGACTCTCGCCACGCCACGCGAGCGGAACAAGTTTTGCAGCGGCTATGCGCGCCGCGTCTTTGTAAATCACAGCAGGAAGTTCCTGCTGTGTCCACTTGTCGGCAAGTGAGGCAAAGATGCGTTCGGGCTGCGGGAATGCGTAATCATACCCGTCCGCACGGAATAGTGTCGGTGATCGGAAGTGGAGCCGGACGCTCCGCGCGCGCTCCATAGACAGTGCCGCCGCCGCGAGTTCGTCAGGCGCTGCCGCGCCGGTCTCCATGCGTCCGTCGGCGAGAACCTCCTCAAGGCTGAACGCAAGTTTACCTACCTGCAGTCTCGTTCCACGCGGCATAGCGGCAAGCGCCATAAGAGCCGCATCGTCGAGCGCTGTGACGCGCAGGAACACACTCTCTCCCTCAGTAAAAGCTGGTTCGTTGAAGGTCTTTTCTGCATTTGCGGAAGGTGCGCGCCGACGGTCGGCTCTTTGCAGACAGCCAATCGTAAACGGCTTGATCTGCCGCGCATGGAAGTCGGCAGAAAGCTCTGCCGAGCGCTCTGAAAGATAGTGAAAGAGCGCCCCGTGGAGGAGTCTGCCCGGAAACATGGTAAAATGCCCGCCCGTCTCCACGCGCAGCCGATAAACAAGAACTCCTAACATATCCTTCTCCCCGAACGAATGCACCGCCCTCAGTAGGCGCGGAAACGACAAAATGCGAAGCGGGACTCACGGACGGTCTCCCCCGCCTCGTTCACACGCTCGCTCACATGGCGCTCGCTGCACGCGGAGAGGACAGGAGTGCCCGCTGCTTTCAGCAGATTGATAAGCGCATAGGTATAGGTGAACTCGCCCTGCACAAGAACAGCCGCAGGGCTGCGTGCGAGGATCACCCGCGCATTCTCCTCTGCCAGACGCCGCACGGCATCCTCATCCCAGTCGGCAGGAATCTGTGGGAAGGGGATATCCATTATAGTGCCATACTCCTCGGCTGCACGCCGCTGCACCTCCTCCCAGCGGGCGGAGGGGTGGTTTGTATGGTTGATGAATTCATGCATTGCCATATACCTCCCCTCCGCATGCGCGGCGAATATCCGCAAGCGCACTCCGCATCAGCGCGGTCAGCTCCTCTATGCCGGGGCGCCCCGTTTCTGCGCGCGCGTGGCTGGTGTGGTTGCGCTCGTCCTTGACGGCAAAATACTGCCGCAGGATACGCTCTGCCAGTGCATTGTCCCGCACGGTGAATCCACCCTCGCCCATTCTGCGGACAACGGGCATCCATGCGATGTCGGAAAAAATTTGGTCGAGATCCGTTTCCAGAGCGTTTTTCCCAAGGAATTTGCCAAGCTTCATAACGACGCTTCTGTTGTTCTGTGCCATCAGCGCGTCCCAGACCTCGCTCTGCTCTGCGTTCCCCTGCCCCGTCTTGCTCTTCTTGGGGCGGCGCGCATTGATATAGGGCGTACGAACACGCCCCAAAAAAGCCTTGCCAATCGGCGTATCGCGCAGGGCAAGATTATCTTCTTCACGAAGCATCTGACTCAGCCACATAAAGACATCGCACATGCGCTGGGCATCACCAAGACGGAATTGCGGTGTGTTACGCATTGCTCCGTCAGCAAAGGCAAAGATTTCATCTGCTGTCGTCTCCGCGCGAAATGCGCACAGGAATTTCCGCCGGGCATCTCTCCATGCCGTCTGCACCTTGTGGAACTCCTCACTCGGAAGTTTTTCCCCTCGATATTCGTTGACGAGATAGAATCCGGCGTTTCGATGCATGGGATCCTTTTCAAGACAGGCTAAAAAATTTTCCTGATACTCTGGTTTTAGGCGGAGGAAGCCGGAATCCACGAGCAGTTCCGGCACACGCTCGGTGAAGAAGGTAATCGACTGCTGCAGGAAGCCGCGATCAATGCACCACCCGATGAGGGCGATGTCGTCTACCTTCTCCGTGAGGATGGTGCTGTAATCTTCACGGATGCGCACAAGCATCTGCCGCATGAGATTGTCACTCTGCACCGCCTCTGCCGATATCGATGCTGAAGACTCATCGGAAAATGCCTCTATCCTGTGCCGAAGCTCGACAATCGCAGTGCGCAGTTCGCCATAATGGCAGAGTGTCAATTCCTCGGCAAATCCATGCATCGCTGCCAGCAGCCGCTCCAATGCGGGGCTCTTCTCCCGCGCGCGGAAATAATCCCGCAGCACCGACACCTCGCCATGACGTACGAATTCCTCCGCGCCCGCAACGAGGTCGAAGAATGCATAGAGCGGCATGACCTCCTCGACACGATGCGCATGATAGTTCGAGTAGATCACCTTGCCGATGGCAATGCGCTCGTACTGCACGAGGCGCATGAGTGCAATGAGAATCATCGACGCATTGCGCAGCCCGCCCGTGCAGTCAACGTGGAGAACAATCTCCGCAGTCGGATCATCTCTTCTGACATTCTGTGCATACCGACGTACGGAGGAGGCAACCTCGATGAGGGTGTCCATATTCTCCTCGATCGGCGCCTGCTCGTCAAAGTCGATGGATTCCGCAATATCCTCCACATTGGGTACGACATCCGAGATCCGATGCAGGAAATAGCCGTAGTGCGTCCACCCACGCCCCTCCGCATCCTCGTATCCGACAATCGGCCCTGCGACCATCTGCGTCCGCACGAGGAAGAGATGCGACAAACTGTCCACCTGTGCATGTCCTCCGCATAGGAGGTAACGGACGGCGGACTCATTTGTCGTGTGGCAGTCCTTTTTCGCGCCGATGTTCTGATACTCCGCCACCGAAATGCCGCCCTCACGGCTGCGTTTGACATCGCTCAGAAAGCACAGCATAATGTCTTTTTTCATATGATCCCTCTTTCTCGTGCCGTATAAAGGTCTCCACATAGATGTTTTATTTCATAAAATTTCGTCTCTCCTAAGCTGTCTCTTATTTTATCGTTAATCATGTCTAAATACAAGTAGCATGAAGCGTGCAGATGATCTTTCAACGCTTCTCCTCATCGGACGATTGCCGCAAAAAACGGATTGCACAGGCGGGTTTCATACAGTAAAATGATGACGCAGGAACGTGAGGAACGGAAGGAGGACGTGGCATGAAGCAGGAACTATCCATCACCACTGTCTTCCTGATCGTCGCCCTGCTCCTCTTCCACTTCGTATTTCATCCGACGTATGCGAGAGAGTGGCTCGCCCTTTCCTCTGTTCCAATGAATGCAGGAGAGCGCCGCATCCTGCTCGTGCCGCTTGACTCGCGCCCGCCGTGCCGGGAGTTCGTTGTAAACGGCGGGAAGATTGTCGGATGGAATGTCATAACGCCGCCGACGGAGTATATGGACTACTATTCCATGGCGGGCGATACACGCGCGCTGAGAGACTGGCTTGCACGCGAGGCGGGCAATGCGGATGCCGTCATTCTCTCGGTCGATCAGCTCCTCTCGGGAGGACTCCTCGCGGCACGCGAGGCACATATCTCAGCAGAGGACATCAAACGTCTTGCGGACGATCTGCGTGCGCTGCACGCGGCGCACCCCGCCGTTCCCCTGCACGCGTTCTACATCCTGCCGCGCGCGATTCCGCAGGATGGGCTCGAGGGCTGGCGCGAGCGCCGTGCCCTCCTCTCCTATGCGAGCCTCCTTGGGCGTGCGGGTGAGGGATTGCCCGTCGATGCGGCGGAGATGGAGCGTCTGCGCGGTGAATTCCCCCCCGACTATCTGCAACGATATCTCGCACACTTCGATGAGAGTACGGCGCTCGCCACCATGCTCATCGACCTCACTGAGGAGGGCGTGCTCACGCGCCTCGTCCTCGGGCAGGACGACGGCGAGGAGTATTCAGTCGGCAATCTAAAAAAAGCAGAGCTTTCCGCCCTGCTCGCACAAAAAAACATCACCCCCGATCGGGCGATGATCGTGCACGGCGCGGATGAGATTGCGCTCTCCATGCTCACGCGGATTGCCGTGGATGAACTGCGAGCAAGTGGCAAAGATGCGCCGCGTATCTCCCTGCGCTATGCAGACGAAGCAATGGGGGGGATGGTCTTCCCCTTTATGGCGGTCTCGAACGACGCGACGGCGCGCGAGAAGATCATCATGCTTGGTGCCGTGTGCGCAGAGGATACGGAAAACGATGATTTGACGCTCTACATCTCTGCGGGTGACAGCAACGCAGATACGCTCGGCACGCGCGCCCCTACTGCCGCTGCAATACGGGATATGATGGCGCGCGGAGTGCCCGTCGCGCTCGTCGATCTCTCCCGTCATTTTCACGCCGAGGAGACGCTGTTGCCCATACTGATCGAAAAGAACGTGCCCGTGAACGCGCTCACGGCGTATGCGGGCTGGAACACGGCAAGTAACGCCATCGGCACGGCGCTCTCGGAGGCGCTGCTCTATCACTGTGCCATGCAGCGCGCAGCGAGTAACGAGGAGCGGGAGGCATACACGTACGCGAATCTCGCATTCCTCACGGGACGCATCGCCGAGGATGAGTTCTATCTCAAGGAAACAATCGACCGCGTCAACAACACGCTCCGCATTGCGGGCTATCGGAATACCGCCGACCTCGACCTCACGCACAACTGGCGCTGGGCGAACGACCTCCTTATGCACGACCTTGATCGCCGCATACGCAGCTATGAGAGTACAGCTGCATTCCGTGCACCATTTCAGCAGGGCAATATGCAGCTACGCCTTGTGCGGAGCAATATCACGGCATACTACCCGTGGCCGCGAACCTTCGAGATACGGTTGGAAACGCAGCCGATAATCGAACTATACCAGTAACGCAAAGAACGGAGCCCGACGGACTCCGTTCTTTCTGTTACACTGTATTCACTGTGCCGCAAGCCCGAAGCGCGTAATGCCTTCCTTGCGGAATTTGTCCAGCAGCTCCATAACGCCGCTGTAGTTGATGTCCCCGTCCGCGCGCACAACGACGGCAAATCGCGGGTTCTTCTGACTCTCCGCACGCGCACGGCGCAGGAGGGTCGCCTCGTCGATCTGCTGATCCTCGAGCCAGAGCGAGCCATCCTTTCGCACGGTCACAAGATAGGTCACGTTGAGCTGTGTCTGCGCCGTCTGCGCCTTTGGCAGGTTCACATCGACCGTCTTCAGGTTCACCATGTAGAGCGTGCTCATAATGAAGAAGACGAGCAGAAAGAACATGATGTCGATCATGGGGATAATCATGACCTCGGGCTTTTCAAACGCCCTTCTGTCGCGCAGCCTCATGCCTCATCACCTTCCGCCGATTCTCCCGCATGCAGAGAGGTCTCGATCACGCCCTTGACACCCGCTGCACGCGCAAGCTCGATGCGGCTGTTCTCGGCAGCGGAGAAGCACATCTCCATATCCGTGACGATGTTCTCGATGCGCTGTGAGAAATATGCGTGCACAGTGAGTGCGATGATGGCGACACAGAGCCCCATCGCCGTTGCGATCAGAGCCTCGCCGACACCGCCCGTGATGGCGCTCGGCTCGCCCGCCTCGATATTGAACACGCTGAAGGTCGAGATCATGCCGCTGATCGTGCCGAGCAGTCCGAGGAGCGGCGCCATCGTGACAATCACGCTCAGATAGTACATGCGGTTGCGCAGCTTCGAGAGCGCAATGCCGGACTGAATCTCCATATAGGAAGTCATCTTGCGCGAGTTCTTGCTGTTCTTCGAGATCGCGCTGAACAGGATGTCCGCAATCGCGCCGCGATGCGTCTCGGTCAGCTGTGCTGCCTCCTTGAAGCGTCCGTTGGCAATATCCAGCATGAAGGCATGTGCAAACGCCCGCCCCGCATCCATGCGTGCAAAATAGAACGCGCGCTCAATGCCAATAAAGACGACAAAGATCGATGCCGCGAGCAGGAAGTACATGACAATGCCGCCCTGCCGGAAAAAATCAATCCCCTGTGCAATAAAATCCATCGTATAACCGTTCCTTTCCCAATAAACTACAATGACCCACCGCATCCCATGATAAGCGAGATTATTCTACTACATATTTGTGCCTGCGTCAACGATAACAAATATCATTATATTATTCTGATTGTTGTCCGATACCTTGCAGACCTTGTGAAAAAATACTATAATAAAGGCCGTTATCTCATCGAAGGAGGATACAGTTTGAAGTTCCCTCTCGCACGCGGCTTCTGGCAGCTGTTCAAAGGATATTGGAGTTCACCCGAAAAATGGAAGGCGCGCGGGCTGCTTATTTCGGTCATTGCGCTCAGCCTCATCATGGTCTATCTGCTCGTGCGGATCAACGACTGGTACCGCGTTTTCTACGACGCGCTGCAAGCGTATGACTGGGCATCGTTCTGGCCGCTTGTCGGCGAGTTCTCCGTGCTCGCATTCCTCTACATTGTGATCGCAGTCTATGCCGTCTATCTGAGGCAAATGCTGACGATCAACTGGCGTACGTGGATGACGGAGCAGTATCTCACGCGCTGGATGTATGGGCAGGTCTACTACCGTCTGCAGGTGCTGCGCAGCGATACAGACAACCCCGATCAGCGTATCAGCGAGGATATCAACCAATTCGTCACCCTGACGCTGACGCTGCTCGTCGGCATCCTCAAGCAGCTCGCGACACTCGGCGCATTCGCCGTTGTACTCTGGAACCTCTCGGGCGTCATCACCGTCCCCGTCGGCGGCACAGAGTTCACCGTCTACGGCTATATGTTCTGGCTATCCCTCCTCTACTCGGGACTCGGCACATACTTCGTCCACACCGTCGGAAAGAAGCTCATCCGTCTGAACTTCGATCAGCAGCGCTATGAGGCGGACTTCCGTTTCAGCATGATGCGCGTGCGCGAGAACAGCGAGAGCATCGCATTCTATCGCGGCGAGATGGCGGAGACGGTCGGCTTCAAGGAGCGGTTCGCCAACGTCATCAAGAACTACTGGGAACTCATGCGCCGCACGAAGCTGCTGAACTTCTACGTCAACGGCTACTCTCAGCTCGCAATCATCTTCCCACTCGTCATGGCTGCACCGCGCTACTATGCGGGCGAGATGGCGCTCGGCGGACTCATGCAGACGCTCTCGGCATTCGGACGCGTGCAGGATGCACTCTCCTTCTTCGTCGATTCCTACAGCTCCATCGCCGAGCTCGCCGCTGTGATTCAGCGACTCTCGGGCTTCACGGAGCATATGGAGAAGTCCGCACGGGTCACAAGCGACATTGTGCGCAGCGAGGGTAGCGACAAGGCGCTCGTGCTACAAGACCTCTCGATCGATCTGCCGGACGGCGCACCGCTTCTCTCCGCCTGCATCCTCTCTCTGCCCGCAGGCAGCCACGTCCTCGTGACGGGTGCCTCGGGCGCGGGCAAGAGCACGCTGCTCCGTGCGCTCGCAGGCATCTGGCCGTACGGCAGCGGCAAAATTGAGCTGCCGCAGGGCGCAAAGAGGCTTTTCCTCCCGCAGCGTCCCTATCTCGTTCTCGGCTCTCTGCGCCGCGCGCTCTCCTATCCGCGCACGGCGGCGGCATCCGATGACGAGATCGCACGCATTCTAACACTCGTAGGGATGGATCATTTCGCCGCACGTCTCGACGACGTGGACGATTGGAGCCGCATTCTCTCGCTTGGCGAGCAGCAGCGCCTTGCGTTTGCACGCATATTACTCATCCGCCCCGACTGGATTTTCCTCGACGAGGCGACATCTGCCCTCGACGAACCGCGCGAACGCGCATTGTATGAACTGCTGCATCAGGAACTCCCCGCCGCGAGCATCATCAGCGTCGGGCATCGCTCGACTCTTTTTGTCCTTCATGACACGGAGCTCCACCTCAAAGACCAATTGTATACCTATCAGGAGATCCCACATGAATCGTAGAGAATTCCTGCGCCGCCTCGCCCTCTTCGGCATCGGCGCCGCCGCACTCCCCTTCTTCCCCTCTGCTGTGGAGGCATCATGGTACATCCCGTCGGCACTGCCCGGCGTTACCGTGCGTCCGACGCATCTGCGGTTCGGCCCACTCGAGAACCGCTATGTCACAGACTGTATCGTCGTTCATCATATCGGCATGGCAAACAATGATGATGTCTCGGCGGAGACCGTGCATCAATGGCATCTCAACAACGGATGGTCGGGCATCGGCTATCATTTCATCATCCGCAAGGACGGCACGATCGAGGAGGGGCGTCCGCTCGGCACAATCGGCGCACACGTCTACGGCGAGAACCGCCATACGGTCGGCATCAACCTCGTCGGCAACTTTGAGAACGCCGTTCCCACGGAGGCTCAGAAGGCATCTGCTGCTCGACTGATCACGTCGCTCTGCACCGTCTATCAGCTTGACCCCATGTGGCAGAGCACGGTGAAGGGGCATCGCGATCTCAATGCAACCGCCTGCCCCGGCCGCCATCTCTACGCGCAGCTCCCCGACATTGTCCAACAGGCACGCATCTTCTACGCCTCCGATGAACTGCAGACAACGCGTCTGCGCATTGCACAGCACGAACGTGAGGAACAGGAGGCGCAGCGCGCACGCATTCGTCAGCAGATGGAGGAGGCGCAACGGAGGAACGGCATGACGCGCCCCGCGCACCCGACACCGAGTACACCGAATCCGCCCGTACAGCCAGCGCCAGAGAAGCCTGCGCTAAAGCCCAATAAGCGCCCCGATCTCCCAAAACCGAATCCGCGTCCCGCGCAGCAGCGTCGCATTGCGACATAGCATAGAATACTGGAGGTGAAGCGTCATGGGATTCCACTACCGATTTTTCGACCGCGATCAGGAAAAGAC
Encoded proteins:
- a CDS encoding MotA/TolQ/ExbB proton channel family protein gives rise to the protein MDFIAQGIDFFRQGGIVMYFLLAASIFVVFIGIERAFYFARMDAGRAFAHAFMLDIANGRFKEAAQLTETHRGAIADILFSAISKNSKNSRKMTSYMEIQSGIALSKLRNRMYYLSVIVTMAPLLGLLGTISGMISTFSVFNIEAGEPSAITGGVGEALIATAMGLCVAIIALTVHAYFSQRIENIVTDMEMCFSAAENSRIELARAAGVKGVIETSLHAGESAEGDEA
- a CDS encoding ABC transporter ATP-binding protein/permease: MKFPLARGFWQLFKGYWSSPEKWKARGLLISVIALSLIMVYLLVRINDWYRVFYDALQAYDWASFWPLVGEFSVLAFLYIVIAVYAVYLRQMLTINWRTWMTEQYLTRWMYGQVYYRLQVLRSDTDNPDQRISEDINQFVTLTLTLLVGILKQLATLGAFAVVLWNLSGVITVPVGGTEFTVYGYMFWLSLLYSGLGTYFVHTVGKKLIRLNFDQQRYEADFRFSMMRVRENSESIAFYRGEMAETVGFKERFANVIKNYWELMRRTKLLNFYVNGYSQLAIIFPLVMAAPRYYAGEMALGGLMQTLSAFGRVQDALSFFVDSYSSIAELAAVIQRLSGFTEHMEKSARVTSDIVRSEGSDKALVLQDLSIDLPDGAPLLSACILSLPAGSHVLVTGASGAGKSTLLRALAGIWPYGSGKIELPQGAKRLFLPQRPYLVLGSLRRALSYPRTAAASDDEIARILTLVGMDHFAARLDDVDDWSRILSLGEQQRLAFARILLIRPDWIFLDEATSALDEPRERALYELLHQELPAASIISVGHRSTLFVLHDTELHLKDQLYTYQEIPHES
- a CDS encoding N-acetylmuramoyl-L-alanine amidase; amino-acid sequence: MNRREFLRRLALFGIGAAALPFFPSAVEASWYIPSALPGVTVRPTHLRFGPLENRYVTDCIVVHHIGMANNDDVSAETVHQWHLNNGWSGIGYHFIIRKDGTIEEGRPLGTIGAHVYGENRHTVGINLVGNFENAVPTEAQKASAARLITSLCTVYQLDPMWQSTVKGHRDLNATACPGRHLYAQLPDIVQQARIFYASDELQTTRLRIAQHEREEQEAQRARIRQQMEEAQRRNGMTRPAHPTPSTPNPPVQPAPEKPALKPNKRPDLPKPNPRPAQQRRIAT